The segment GACGCGACGACTTGTGGATGTTGCGCAAGATGCTGTTGTTGGTGAAGAAGATTGCGGCTCAATTTTTGGGATTGTTATCAGCGCATTGAAAGAAGGAGAAGATATTAAGGAACCGCTTTCCGAACGAATTCTTGGTCGTGTAGCCGTACACGATGTGAAGGATCCCATCACAGGAAAATTGATTGTCAAAGCGGGCGAATTGATAACTGAAGAGGAAGCCGCACAGGTAAGCGAAACGGCAATAGAGTCTGTAGAGATACGAACAGTGCTTACGTGTCAACTACGACGAGGCATTTGTGCAAAATGTTATGGAAGAAGTCTTGCAACATTGAAGTTAGTTGAACCGGGAGAAGCAGTAGGAATTATTGCGGCACAGTCAATAGGTGAACCCGGAACGCAATTAACGCTCCGGACATTTCACACAGGAGGGACGGCAAGTTTAATTGCGGAACAATCGAATATTGTTTCAAAGTTTGATGGGAAAATTAAATTTGATGGAGTTAAAGTAATTCAACTTGAAGACGATGGAGCAAAGAAGCAAATTGTTTCAGGAAGAGGCGGAATTATACAAGTATTGGATTCCGACCATAAAGTTCTTGCAAAATATGATGTTCCGTATGGCGCATTATTGGTTATCAAAGATGGACAAGAGATAAAGAAAAGCGCATTATTATATGAATGGGATCCGTACAATGCAGTAATCATCAGCGACCATTCTGGAATTGTGCAATACGAAGGACTTATAGATGGAGTAACGTACCGGGAAGAACCTGATGAGCAAACCGGGCATATTCAAAAAGTAGTAATCGAATCTCGCGATTATACAATTACGCCAACTCTTATAGTAACGGATAAGAAGGGCGAAAAATTAGGTAATTATATTCTTCCTGTACGCGCGCATATAATAGTTGACACAAAAAGCACGGTGCACGCTGGTCAAATATTAGCAAAAATACCGAGAAATATTGGAAAGACACGCGATATTACAGGAGGTCTTCCACGAGTTACAGAATTATTCGAAGCTCGCAGCAGAGCGGATGCAGCAGTGGTGGCGGAAATAAGTGGTATTGTAAAATTTGGAAAACAAATTCGTGGTTCGCGAGAAGTAACTATTGTGAGTCTTGACAAAAAAGACGAAAGACATTACACAGTTCCGTTGCGCGAACATATACTTGTTCAGGACGGAGATGTCGTACGCGCAGGCGAGCGACTTACTGACGGTTCGGTAAATCCTCATGATATACTTCGCATTAAAGGAGTAAATGCAGTTCAAGAATATTTGGTGAATGAGATTCAGGAAGTATATAGAATGCAAGGTGTGAAGATAAATGATAAACACATAGAAGTAATTGTTCGTCAAATGATGCAGCGCGTAAAAATAACCGACCCCGGAGATACAAAATTTCTTGAGGGAGATTATGTTAACAAATCGGATTTTAACGAAGAGAACGAACAAGTTTCTCGGATGGTAATCGTTAAGCATAAAGGTGATTCTAAACTTAAAGAAGGTCAACTTGTTTTGAGGAAGAAAATTCGTGAACACAATACTGATTTGAAAAAGAAAGAGAAAAAAATAATCGAGTACAGTGAAACGCGCCCCGCTTCATCGGAGCCTGTGTTGTTAGGTATAACTCAAGCAGCATTAACAACAGATAGTTTTATATCCGCCGCAAGTTTTCAGGAAACCACAAAAGTACTTGCTGAAGCTTCTATTGAGGCAAAAGTAGATTATTTGCGCGGATTGAAGGAGAATGTTGTTGTTGGGCGTTTAATACCTGCCGGTACCGGGTTAAGATCGTTCAAAGATATCATTGTTGTTCCAGTAGATTCACGACCGGATTTCTATGAAGAGTCAATGCGATTGAAAGAAGAAAAAATAATCGTAGAAACACGAGAACCATTTTTGAAATAAAGTTTGGTAGTAAACTATTAATTTGTATATTTGCGCCCTAAATTTTCAAACTATTACATAAAGTTAATCCATACTCGGAGATAAAGAGTGCCTACGATCAATCAATTAGTACGCTTAGGGCGCACTAAACAAAAATATAAGAGTAAAGCGCCGGCTCTAGAAAATTCTCCTCAAAAACGAGGCGTATGTACGCGTGTTTATACCACAACTCCCAAAAAACCAAATTCTGCTCTTCGCAAAGTTGCGCGTGTTCGAATTTCAAACGGACGAGAGGTAACAGCATATATTCCAGGTGAAGGACATAACTTACAGGAACATTCCATTGTGATGATTCGAGGAGGACGTGTCAAAGATTTGGCTGGCATTCGATACCATATTATTCGCGGAACGCTTGATACTCAAGGAGTTCAAGACCGAAAGCAATCGCGTTCATTGTATGGTGCAAAAAAACCTAAAAAACAAGGATAGTAATGAGAAAAAAAAGAGCGCAAAAACGACCAATTCTTCCAGATCCAAAATTTAATGACGTCCAAGTTGCAAGATTTATCAACAATGTTTTGCGACAAGGGAAAAAGCATATTGCACAAGGAATAGTCTATGGAGCGATGGAAAGAATCGAAAAACAGACTTCTCAGAGTGCGTTAGATATTTTTAGGAAAGCAATTGAAAATTCACGTCCATTGTTAGAAGTGCGAGCTAGAAGAGTTGGCGGCGCAACGTATCAAGTTCCTACAGAAGTTCGGCCGGATCGTTCCGAAGCTCTTGCAATGCGTTGGTTAATTGGTTATGCTAAGGAAAGAAAGGACAAATCAATGGCTCTACGACTTGCCTCAGAATTAATTGCCGCTTCGAATAAAGAAGGGGCATCCGTAAAAAAACGAGAAGACGTTCATAAAATGGCGGAAGCAAACAAAGCATTTGCTCATTTCCGGTGGTAATAATAGTAATTCATTCTTAATAGAATATAGAAACAGGAAATTTTTTGTGGCTCGAAGTCATCCGTTAGAACGCGTTCGAAATATTGGTATAATGGCGCATATTGATGCGGGAAAAACCACTACCACCGAGCGAATATTATTTTATACCGGCGTATTACATCGTTTAGGAGAAGTCCATGACGGTACGGCTACAATGGATTGGATGGAGCAGGAAAAGGAACGTGGTATTACAATAACAAGTGCTGCGACAACTTGTTTCTGGAGTAATCACAGGATAAATATTATTGACACGCCTGGACATGTGGATTTCACTGCGGAAGTAGAGCGTTCGTTGAGAGTGTTAGATGGTGCGGTTGCGTTGTTTTGTTCGGTTGGAGGAGTAGAACCACAATCAGAAACAGTTTGGCGGCAAGCAGATAAATATGGAGTTCCGCGAGTAGCATTTGTCAATAAAATGGATCGTGTTGGGGCGGATTTCTTTCATGTGGTAGAAATGATGAAAGAACGTTTGGGGGCAAATGCTGTGCCGGTAAATATTCCGGTAGGCGAGGGCGATATTTTTTCTGGAATTGTTGACCTCATCACAATGAAAGCAAGAATATTCAACGAAACATCTCTTGGAACAACATTTGAGGATATTGATATTCCTCGAGATATGGAAGAAGCGGCAAGAAAATATCGAATCCAACTTCTTGAATCTGTTTCAAGCGAAGATGATACATTGCTTGAAAAATATTTGGATGGAAAAGAAATTACTCCAAGAGAAATTCGAGATGTGTTAAGACGAGCGTGCTTAAAAGTAAGTATTATTCCTGTTTTTTGTGGTTCGTCGTTTAAAAACAAAGGCGTGCAAAATCTTCTTGATGGGATTATAGATTTTCTTCCTTGTCCTTTAGATATCGGCGAAGTAAAAGGTCATCATCCTCATCGTCACGACCATGTAATTCGAAAAATTTCCGACAGCGAAAAATTTGCTGCGCTTGCATTTAAGATTATGACCGACCAATATGTGGGCAAATTAACATTCATTAGAGTGTACTCGGGAGTATTAAAAGCAGGGTCGTATATTTACAATTCCGTCAGTGAACGAAAAGAGAGAATTGGGCGAATATTGCGAATGCATGCAAATCATAGAGAAGATGTTGAAGAAATTTATGCCGGAGAAATTGCAGCGGTAATTGGGTTAAAATCCACGCGAACAGGAGATACGTTAACGTATGAAAGCGACCCCATAATACTTGAGCGAATGGAATTTCCCGAACCGGTTATTTCTGTTGCTATTGAGCCAAAAACAAAAGCAGACCAAGAAAAGTTATCTGAAGCGCTTTCAAAACTATCTGATGAAGACCCAACGTTTCGTGTTTCTTCTGACCAGGAAACGCGACAAACTATTATCAGTGGAATGGGTGAGTTGCATTTGGAAATACTTGTAGATAGAATGAAACGAGAATTCAACGTTCAAGCGAACGTTGGAAGACCACAAGTTGCATATCGGGAAACAATCAAGAAAAAAATTACACACGTCTATAAACACGTTAAACAATCAGGTGGACGTGGACAATTTGCGCATGTAGAAATCGAAGTTGAGCCGAACGAAAAAGGGAAAGGATTTGAATTTATAGACGACATAAAAGGTGGAGTTATTCCAAGAGAATATATTCCTGCTGTAGAAGAAGGAATTGAAGAACAACTTCGAAATGGAATTCTTGCTGGTTATCCCGTAGTAGATATAAAAGCACGTTTATATTACGGCTCCTATCACGAAGTTGATTCCGACGAAATGTCATTTAAGATTGCAGGTTCAATGTGTGCAAGAGAGGCGGGTAGAAAAGCCAATCCTGTTATTCTTGAGCCGTATATGTCCGTTGAAGTGGTAACGCCTGAAGAATATCTTGGCGATGTGCTTGGCGACCTCAATTCACGAAGAGGTTTAATTGAGGGAATGACATTGCGAAAAGATGCGCAGGTGGTAAAAGCACTTGTTCCGCTTGCCGAAATGTTTGGATACGCAACTCGACTTCGTTCAATGTCGCAAGGGCGCGCAATATTTACAATGCAACTCTCGCATTATGCAGAAACACCTAAAAGTGTTTCGGATGAAATTATTGAAAAAATAACCGGCGGAAAAGCACAAGCCGCATAACAAGTTTTCTTATTGATTTTATTCACTATTTTTTCCAAATTAAGGAGTAATCATTATGGCAAAAGAGAAATTTGACCGTAGTAAACCACACGTTAATATAGGAACCATTGGTCACGTTGACCATGGAAAAACAACATTAACAGCCGCTATCACAATGGTACTGGCAAAAAAAGGACTTTCGCAGGTTCGTACGTTTGATAGTATTGACAATGCACCGGAAGAACGAGAGCGCGGCATTACCATTGCAACCGCTCACGTTGAATATTCGACTGCAAACCGTCATTACGCACACGTTGATTGTCCTGGGCACGCAGATTATATTAAGAATATGATTACCGGCGCAGCACAAATG is part of the Ignavibacteria bacterium genome and harbors:
- a CDS encoding 30S ribosomal protein S12 — encoded protein: MPTINQLVRLGRTKQKYKSKAPALENSPQKRGVCTRVYTTTPKKPNSALRKVARVRISNGREVTAYIPGEGHNLQEHSIVMIRGGRVKDLAGIRYHIIRGTLDTQGVQDRKQSRSLYGAKKPKKQG
- the rpsG gene encoding 30S ribosomal protein S7, yielding MRKKRAQKRPILPDPKFNDVQVARFINNVLRQGKKHIAQGIVYGAMERIEKQTSQSALDIFRKAIENSRPLLEVRARRVGGATYQVPTEVRPDRSEALAMRWLIGYAKERKDKSMALRLASELIAASNKEGASVKKREDVHKMAEANKAFAHFRW
- the fusA gene encoding elongation factor G — translated: MARSHPLERVRNIGIMAHIDAGKTTTTERILFYTGVLHRLGEVHDGTATMDWMEQEKERGITITSAATTCFWSNHRINIIDTPGHVDFTAEVERSLRVLDGAVALFCSVGGVEPQSETVWRQADKYGVPRVAFVNKMDRVGADFFHVVEMMKERLGANAVPVNIPVGEGDIFSGIVDLITMKARIFNETSLGTTFEDIDIPRDMEEAARKYRIQLLESVSSEDDTLLEKYLDGKEITPREIRDVLRRACLKVSIIPVFCGSSFKNKGVQNLLDGIIDFLPCPLDIGEVKGHHPHRHDHVIRKISDSEKFAALAFKIMTDQYVGKLTFIRVYSGVLKAGSYIYNSVSERKERIGRILRMHANHREDVEEIYAGEIAAVIGLKSTRTGDTLTYESDPIILERMEFPEPVISVAIEPKTKADQEKLSEALSKLSDEDPTFRVSSDQETRQTIISGMGELHLEILVDRMKREFNVQANVGRPQVAYRETIKKKITHVYKHVKQSGGRGQFAHVEIEVEPNEKGKGFEFIDDIKGGVIPREYIPAVEEGIEEQLRNGILAGYPVVDIKARLYYGSYHEVDSDEMSFKIAGSMCAREAGRKANPVILEPYMSVEVVTPEEYLGDVLGDLNSRRGLIEGMTLRKDAQVVKALVPLAEMFGYATRLRSMSQGRAIFTMQLSHYAETPKSVSDEIIEKITGGKAQAA